A region from the Kiritimatiellia bacterium genome encodes:
- a CDS encoding N-6 DNA methylase: MKNIGNIIKTLQNIMRKDPGVSGDAQRIEQLGWMISLKILDDKDKELELLNEKYVSPIPKKLQWRNWAADDEGMTGDELKSFVDGALMPRLKNLDVSSGNKRALIIREIFDGTNNYMKNGTIIRQVVNALNQIDFNKAEDRHVFGDIYETILRDLQSAGNYGEFYTPRALTEFVAEMINPRLGEKVLDPACGTGGFLTSAIENIRKQDVKGVEDLKMLEKTIHGMEFKPLPFMLCVTNLILHDIEVPNVDYTDSLNREYTSIGQKDRVDVILANPPFGASVTDGAETNFPLNFRTTESADLFLMLMARYLKAGGRAGIVLPDGSLTGDGVKQRIRQHFLENCNLHTIVRLPNSVFQPYASVATNLLFFEKGKSTKEIWFWEHKLPEGVKAYSKTKPIRKSEFDGLKKWWRKRRENEQAWKVSMEAIIANGYNLDIKNPHVPEEEQSHSSTEIVSMLHDSFRRSNELLERLKKEIGDG; encoded by the coding sequence ATGAAAAACATCGGGAATATCATAAAAACACTGCAGAACATCATGCGCAAAGACCCGGGCGTCTCCGGCGACGCCCAGCGCATCGAGCAGTTGGGCTGGATGATCAGTCTCAAGATTCTTGACGACAAGGACAAGGAGTTGGAGCTTCTTAATGAAAAATACGTTTCCCCGATTCCCAAAAAACTGCAGTGGCGCAATTGGGCGGCGGATGACGAGGGCATGACCGGCGATGAGCTTAAAAGCTTTGTTGACGGCGCGCTGATGCCCAGGCTTAAAAATCTTGACGTGAGTTCCGGCAACAAACGCGCGCTCATTATCCGAGAGATATTCGACGGCACGAATAACTACATGAAAAACGGGACGATCATCCGCCAGGTAGTCAACGCGTTGAACCAGATTGATTTCAACAAGGCGGAGGACCGGCACGTGTTCGGCGATATTTACGAAACTATTCTGCGCGACCTGCAAAGCGCCGGCAATTACGGGGAGTTTTACACTCCCCGCGCCTTGACCGAGTTCGTCGCTGAAATGATCAATCCCCGGCTGGGCGAAAAAGTCCTGGACCCCGCCTGCGGCACGGGCGGATTCCTCACCAGCGCAATCGAAAACATCCGGAAACAGGATGTCAAGGGAGTTGAGGACCTCAAGATGCTGGAAAAAACGATCCACGGCATGGAATTCAAACCACTGCCCTTCATGCTGTGCGTCACCAATTTGATCCTGCACGATATCGAAGTGCCCAACGTGGACTATACCGACAGTTTGAACCGGGAATACACTTCCATCGGCCAGAAAGACCGGGTTGACGTCATCTTGGCCAATCCGCCTTTTGGCGCCTCGGTTACCGACGGCGCGGAGACCAACTTTCCCCTGAATTTTCGCACCACGGAAAGCGCGGACCTTTTCCTGATGCTTATGGCGCGGTATTTGAAAGCCGGCGGGCGCGCCGGCATAGTTCTGCCGGATGGCTCGCTTACCGGTGACGGCGTGAAACAGCGCATTCGTCAGCACTTTTTGGAAAACTGCAATCTGCATACGATTGTCCGCCTGCCGAACTCGGTTTTTCAGCCCTATGCCAGCGTCGCCACCAACCTTCTTTTCTTTGAAAAAGGCAAGTCCACAAAAGAAATCTGGTTTTGGGAGCATAAATTGCCCGAAGGCGTAAAAGCCTATAGCAAGACCAAGCCGATCCGGAAAAGCGAGTTTGACGGCCTTAAAAAGTGGTGGCGGAAACGCAGGGAAAACGAACAGGCGTGGAAAGTTTCCATGGAGGCGATCATTGCCAATGGTTATAACTTGGACATAAAGAATCCCCATGTTCCGGAGGAAGAGCAGAGCCATTCCAGCACGGAGATTGTTTCCATGCTTCATGACTCCTTCCGCAGGAGCAACGAACTCCTTGAAAGGCTGAAAAAGGAAATCGGCGATGGATAA